A genomic window from Halogeometricum sp. S3BR5-2 includes:
- a CDS encoding VOC family protein, whose amino-acid sequence MDIAQLFLMTRDLERARAFYEALGFTVADEGSRSVEFDTGATLLKLQADFDSETLSQFGLSPPGDARGEGVVVVVEVPDVDAVAERVRAATDGHGGRLLAGPRDVDWGRRLVLVTDPDGYTLELSEPL is encoded by the coding sequence ATGGACATCGCGCAACTGTTTCTGATGACGCGGGACTTAGAGCGCGCCCGAGCGTTCTACGAAGCGCTCGGTTTCACAGTCGCTGACGAGGGGAGCCGGTCTGTCGAATTCGACACCGGAGCGACTCTGCTCAAACTACAGGCCGACTTCGACTCCGAGACGCTCTCGCAGTTCGGTCTCTCGCCGCCCGGCGACGCCCGCGGCGAGGGAGTCGTCGTCGTCGTCGAGGTTCCAGACGTCGACGCCGTCGCCGAACGCGTGAGAGCGGCGACGGACGGTCACGGGGGAAGGCTACTCGCCGGACCGCGCGACGTGGACTGGGGCCGGCGCCTCGTCCTCGTCACCGACCCGGACGGGTATACGCTCGAACTCTCAGAGCCGCTGTAA
- a CDS encoding class I adenylate-forming enzyme family protein: protein MHIGRTLARTAQRHPGATALVAPAFGDHSRRELTYRELDSLVDRLDGGLAERGIGPGDAVGLFTDNCVEQVAAYVAVQRLGGVAVPVNHRLAGAELAAILDGADAAALLFDTERIDVVAAVRDRLSVDQLVCVDGPEGANDVPDWATPFSAVTDAEPPSEKPGADPEALALSMHTSGTTGTPKLVETTGRAQWANSLACVGEFGYRSLDVALNVAPLSHSAGYLNLLLPAIHVGATNVLLRGSFDPETMLRLVDSERATLTLGVPTHFQLLRRAVIDGDVDPAAYDLSSLRTVFTSGAPLAEDTAAWVADTLCPSLVNVYGLTETTGLLTVHRWSPDGDDDAGYAIGEPFLDVEIRLVRPEEDGREVGPHETVSPGERGHLVARAPKLMTGYRGRPEATAATLRDGWLFTGDVAVRRSDGTYALVDRLDNVIVTGGENVYPAEVERVLSDHPDVLDVAVVGEPDETFGERVAAYVVAERDSGGQLTVDDLTRYWRETRNAADFKRPRSIRFVDELPRNSSGKLQRDRIRDDERHSD from the coding sequence GTGCACATTGGTCGTACTCTCGCTCGGACCGCCCAGCGCCATCCCGGCGCGACGGCGCTCGTCGCCCCGGCTTTCGGCGACCATTCGCGTCGCGAACTGACGTACCGAGAACTCGATAGCCTCGTGGACCGCCTCGACGGTGGACTCGCCGAGCGAGGGATCGGACCCGGCGACGCCGTCGGACTGTTCACCGATAACTGCGTCGAGCAAGTCGCGGCGTACGTAGCCGTGCAACGACTCGGCGGTGTCGCCGTCCCGGTCAATCACCGCCTCGCGGGCGCGGAACTCGCAGCCATCCTCGACGGCGCGGATGCCGCCGCCCTCCTCTTCGATACGGAGCGTATCGACGTCGTGGCTGCCGTCCGCGACCGTCTCTCCGTCGACCAACTGGTGTGCGTCGACGGCCCCGAGGGCGCGAACGACGTCCCCGATTGGGCGACGCCGTTCTCCGCGGTCACGGACGCCGAGCCCCCCTCCGAGAAGCCGGGTGCTGACCCGGAAGCGCTCGCTCTCTCGATGCACACCTCGGGGACGACCGGAACGCCGAAACTCGTCGAGACGACCGGTCGCGCCCAGTGGGCTAACAGCCTCGCCTGCGTCGGCGAGTTCGGGTATCGGTCTCTCGACGTCGCGCTCAACGTCGCGCCGCTGTCACACTCTGCGGGCTATCTCAATCTCCTCCTTCCCGCGATACACGTCGGTGCGACGAACGTCCTCCTCCGCGGGTCGTTCGACCCCGAGACGATGCTCCGTCTCGTCGATTCCGAGCGCGCGACGCTCACGCTCGGCGTTCCGACGCACTTCCAACTGCTCCGCCGCGCCGTCATCGACGGTGACGTGGATCCCGCAGCGTACGACCTCTCGTCGCTTCGGACCGTGTTCACGTCCGGGGCACCGCTGGCGGAGGATACCGCGGCGTGGGTCGCCGACACGCTCTGTCCGTCGCTCGTCAACGTCTACGGCCTCACCGAGACGACTGGATTGCTCACCGTTCACCGGTGGTCGCCCGACGGGGACGACGACGCGGGTTACGCCATCGGCGAACCCTTCCTCGACGTGGAGATACGGCTCGTCCGACCCGAGGAAGACGGGCGGGAGGTCGGTCCCCACGAGACGGTCTCGCCCGGCGAACGGGGCCACCTCGTCGCCCGCGCGCCGAAGCTCATGACCGGCTATCGCGGCCGCCCCGAAGCTACGGCCGCCACGCTCCGCGACGGGTGGCTATTCACCGGTGACGTCGCCGTTCGACGGTCGGACGGGACGTACGCGCTCGTCGACCGCCTCGACAACGTCATCGTCACGGGCGGGGAGAACGTGTATCCGGCCGAAGTAGAGCGGGTTCTGTCCGACCATCCGGACGTGTTGGACGTCGCCGTCGTCGGTGAACCCGACGAAACCTTCGGCGAACGCGTCGCAGCGTACGTCGTCGCCGAACGCGACAGCGGCGGACAGTTGACCGTTGACGACCTAACGCGCTACTGGCGTGAGACGCGAAACGCCGCTGACTTCAAGCGACCGCGTTCGATTCGGTTCGTCGACGAACTCCCGCGGAACAGTTCGGGGAAACTCCAGCGTGACCGCATCCGAGACGACGAGCGTCACAGCGACTGA
- a CDS encoding IclR family transcriptional regulator — MCSKASVKTADTMFRIVDALQEFDGARVSELSDNLDIGKSTVYRHLSALQENRYVVKQGDIYYLSLKFLEHGYYAQHREPVYRMAKPIVEKLAVETEERCQFVVKEHYRGVYVHVASGDRGVETDTQGGQRFDLHVTACGKAILANLPERELVEVIEKHGLPRLTESSITDEEELREELATIREQGYAFNREGRVEGLCSVGVPVLGVAGQVLGALSVSAPAGRMRGEWYRETLPDILLGAADELELNVRYR; from the coding sequence ATGTGCTCGAAGGCGAGCGTGAAGACGGCCGATACGATGTTTCGTATCGTCGACGCTCTGCAAGAGTTCGACGGGGCACGGGTGAGCGAACTGTCCGATAACCTCGATATCGGAAAGAGTACCGTTTATCGCCATCTCTCCGCACTCCAGGAGAACAGGTACGTAGTCAAACAGGGAGATATCTACTACCTGAGCCTGAAATTTCTCGAACACGGATACTACGCTCAGCACCGTGAACCGGTCTACCGGATGGCTAAACCGATCGTCGAGAAACTGGCAGTCGAGACCGAAGAGCGGTGTCAGTTCGTCGTCAAAGAACATTACCGCGGGGTCTACGTGCACGTCGCGAGCGGGGACCGCGGAGTAGAAACGGACACGCAAGGCGGCCAACGCTTCGACCTCCACGTTACCGCGTGCGGCAAGGCGATTCTCGCGAACTTGCCCGAGAGAGAACTCGTAGAAGTGATCGAAAAACACGGGTTGCCGAGGCTCACCGAGAGCTCGATCACCGACGAGGAGGAGTTACGCGAGGAGCTCGCGACGATTCGTGAACAGGGGTACGCGTTCAACCGCGAAGGCCGCGTTGAGGGACTCTGCTCGGTCGGTGTGCCGGTCCTCGGCGTCGCGGGTCAGGTTCTCGGCGCACTCAGCGTCTCCGCTCCCGCCGGGCGAATGCGCGGCGAGTGGTACAGAGAGACGCTTCCCGACATCTTGCTCGGCGCGGCGGACGAGCTAGAACTGAACGTGCGGTATCGGTGA
- a CDS encoding ABC transporter ATP-binding protein, whose protein sequence is MTHAIEAQGLTKRFGSEVAVEGLDLTVAPGTVYGFLGPNGAGKTTTMRMLTSLTRPTNGEAWIDGQSVSDRDAVRASIGYLPEEPPVFDELTGREQLEYFGRLRDLPPEIIDRRITNWLDRFDLTDDANKRIEDYSKGMRQKVGLIQTLLHEPDVVFLDEPTSGLDPRAARTVLDVIAELTDEGQTVFLSTHILSVVEELADVVGVLYEGDLVTEGSPAELTARMESEDGTTLEDVFLSVTAERERTPTGRGAKPESSVARSDGATDSTKPDADDR, encoded by the coding sequence ATGACCCACGCCATCGAAGCGCAAGGACTGACGAAACGGTTCGGAAGCGAAGTCGCCGTCGAAGGTCTCGACCTCACAGTAGCACCCGGGACGGTGTACGGCTTCCTCGGGCCGAACGGCGCCGGGAAGACGACCACGATGCGGATGTTGACCTCACTGACTCGCCCGACGAATGGTGAGGCGTGGATCGACGGACAGTCCGTCTCCGACCGCGACGCCGTCCGTGCGTCGATCGGCTATCTACCCGAGGAACCGCCGGTTTTCGACGAACTGACGGGTCGCGAACAACTGGAGTACTTCGGTCGGCTCCGAGACCTCCCTCCCGAGATCATAGATCGGCGAATCACGAACTGGTTGGACCGATTCGATCTGACGGACGATGCGAACAAACGAATCGAGGACTACTCGAAGGGAATGCGGCAGAAAGTCGGACTGATACAGACGCTGCTGCACGAACCCGACGTCGTCTTCCTCGACGAACCGACCAGCGGGCTGGATCCGCGCGCCGCCCGGACCGTACTGGACGTCATCGCCGAACTCACCGACGAGGGTCAGACGGTGTTTCTCTCGACGCACATCCTCTCCGTCGTCGAAGAACTCGCCGACGTGGTGGGCGTCCTCTACGAGGGTGACCTCGTGACCGAGGGGTCGCCGGCGGAACTCACGGCGCGGATGGAATCCGAGGACGGAACGACGCTCGAAGACGTGTTCCTCTCGGTCACGGCCGAACGGGAACGGACGCCGACCGGGAGGGGAGCGAAACCGGAATCGAGCGTGGCCCGCTCGGACGGAGCAACTGATTCGACGAAGCCGGACGCGGACGACCGATGA
- a CDS encoding sensor domain-containing protein, translating into MPSLSSSHTPLVGAVRAAVSPVFAKRTYKRLAYLIVALPLAMFYWTLFSFGMVFGAVLSILLVGVAILLLMVLLVRLLTALERRLAGALLDVSLAQTNDVDFGDGIGGQLRGYLDAPSTWRGFGFLSLKSFLGIVGGVLVYGVAQGLSLVSAVVSRPTEIGFGEVNGEPVTWTVETVPETVLATGAGLCLIVLTLHLANGFGYVAERMATALLGTPTAGSEHS; encoded by the coding sequence ATGCCCTCCCTCTCCAGCTCTCACACCCCTCTCGTGGGGGCCGTTCGAGCGGCGGTCAGCCCGGTGTTTGCCAAGCGGACGTACAAACGGCTGGCGTATCTCATCGTCGCGTTGCCGCTCGCGATGTTCTACTGGACGCTGTTCAGTTTCGGGATGGTCTTCGGAGCGGTGCTTTCGATACTGCTCGTGGGGGTCGCTATCCTGCTGCTCATGGTTCTCCTCGTCCGTCTGCTGACCGCGCTGGAGCGCCGACTGGCCGGTGCGCTGCTCGACGTTTCCCTCGCTCAGACGAACGACGTCGACTTCGGTGACGGAATCGGCGGGCAACTCCGAGGGTATCTCGACGCACCGAGCACTTGGCGAGGGTTCGGGTTCCTCTCCCTGAAATCCTTTCTCGGTATCGTCGGCGGCGTTCTCGTGTACGGAGTAGCGCAGGGTCTGTCGTTGGTCTCGGCCGTGGTCAGTCGACCGACTGAAATCGGGTTCGGGGAGGTCAACGGTGAGCCCGTGACCTGGACGGTCGAGACGGTCCCGGAGACCGTACTCGCGACGGGAGCAGGCCTCTGCCTCATCGTTCTGACCCTACACCTGGCCAACGGATTCGGCTACGTTGCTGAACGGATGGCGACGGCCCTTCTGGGAACTCCGACAGCAGGATCAGAACACTCTTGA